The Cannabis sativa cultivar Pink pepper isolate KNU-18-1 chromosome 8, ASM2916894v1, whole genome shotgun sequence genomic interval gaaaaacaagatgcaccttgttgatataggtagtaccaatcaatccatttaagctctcttcaactgtgcagtCCCATACTTGCACattctcagaatcatcccacttgaccttccccaggcggtgtgggattgcacaacttacccggtatttccccttacggatcacgagactactgactgtcacaattagttataatttttaatttattattttgtcgtATTAAGAAAAGTGTGTTAAATACTaaaaaatctatatatttatataaaggaaagTACAAAAGAAATTGTGtggtattttataattttcattctatttttaCTCATTTGTGAGACTTTTCTATtttgtgaagaaagattgtTGATACATGTTTTAAAAATAGTCTCACGTTATTTAGGAATCATGTTAGGTGTTATACTATATAGTATAAATAAAGTCTAATAATCGCcacttttatttataataaaattagttattattattatgggaaatttacatgtgagtatgtgtttatttatttaattctaaTAATAACGTGATGTGTTTAATTATTGATATAAACGTTAttttatacctttttttttttatttaaattatgttAGGTGGGCTATTAAACATGCTAAAGGGATTGATGAGGGTGAAAGGATTGATGACGTCAGTAAATACTAATTTGATGTTCATCAATTATCTTTTTTTACAtgcttaattttatttattgttttttgtgaacaacttaattttttttaactctacatatatattatgaatatttagattcaaaatattttctctttcctcacttttttttttttttttttttttatatatttaaatagattttttggctacactaataattatttagtCTCAAAAATTACACATTATGATCtactatttaaaataattattttggtacATGAAAATCATATGTTTTTTCACTAGCCAAAATCAAAGATagtattttagtttcttttagatttttttttcttcaaaagtttcttttatatttagtttaccAACAagtaaataatattcaaattatgaattatactaaataaaattatttcatatttatgtttacttgttaaataaaataaaatagtattaTTGCGATCTACTTTTCAATGTaattattatgtttgattatagtttACTAGCTCTgtgttgaaaaaaataaaatattgctCTAATAAACAAAAACTAGTAGGTTTATTGACATATATACTGGCAGACtttatgaaatgaaataaattatcgTTCTAATAtacgaaaaagaaaaatgaaaatttatttcaatataccaaaataaaataatagatttGTTAGCATATACAATGGTAGGCTATACGAAAAAAGTAAACtaataatgaaaatttatttcaatatgccaaaataaactaataagtttatttGACATATATCAGTATAGACATATCTGATTATATGATTTTTGGTCTGATCATTacctatttatttaaaattgataATTTTATCAAAAGTAGCCAATTGGTATTTTAttgaaatcataactaattggtcccaaaaaaaatatcttatttgtaatgatttaaaagttatttgtaACTTTATACTTTATTTAGCTAATCAAAATGCATATATTaatttacatttaaaaaatatgagtgACTTAAacatttatgatatatatttttttaaaatatcgtTTACTAAAATGGTAGCTTACTAGATGACAGttcattattttcaaaaataaatttgaaagttactcaaatgtattaatataacctgaataattaattgattattaaaGTGCATATATGTAAGTTTTAGAGGTAACCAAaatgtatctcaaattataaaatataatagtaatatttttttatgaaaaagttacttattagtttattatgaACATCATAAGTAACCAATATATTACTTTTAAAATGcaggaaaattaaaaaaagaatatttgAGATTAGTTTTATTCATgcatattattttgtattttataatGAGGtgagagatattattgtaattgagatttatttaaattatattatattttacctgtattttttaaaaaattcctattattaatttattattatatataaaaaaatgacaatattTATTGTCACGTGCGTAAATATGGCGGGAAAGGTGATCGCGTGTAACCAATAATTTATTATCACTTTAAATTTTCTTCATCGTCCCCGCCCTTTTTAGGGTTTCAGATTCTCAGTTCCatttccattttttttcttattttggaAGAGAAAACTAATCTTAATGGGCAATAAAGTTACAGATGAACTCGTATCCACCGTCCGATCAATCGTGGGCTCCGATTACTCCGACATGGACGTAATCAGAGCCCTCCACATGGCCAACAACGACCTCACCGCGGCCATCAACATAATCTTCGACACcccaaattttaaatccaaaggAATTTTAGGGGTTCAGAGGAATCCTCAAATTCCCAATCAAAATTCGAGATCAGAAACTCGACCCGTTAGTGTTAGCAGTGTGAATTCGAAGGAAAATGGTGGTGGCGGGAACAAGAATTTTTCTTTGAGAGGAAATTTGGGGATTCAGAGGAATCCTCAAGTTTCCATTCAATATTCGAGATCAGTAACTCGACCTGTTACTGCTAGTTGTGTGAAATCGAAGGAAAATGGTGGTGGCGGGGAAAAGAATTTTTCTTTGAGGACTGACGGCAATGGTGCCAACTTTCCCACTAAGTTCGACGGTGAGGAACCGGAAGCCCAATATGAATGCTCTCCTGAGAGTTCTCTTGAGGAAAAATGGTGGCTTGTGGGTTGTGGCGAAGTGGCAGGGTTGTCTACATGCAAAGGAAGTAGAATCAAGCCTGGTGATGAAGTGGATTTCACATTTCCATTGAAGGGTTTTGCTACTTCGCCTTCGCCGGGCAAGGCTTTAGGTAGGGGTCGGAATGCAGCAGCCGCTTGTTCAGAGATTGTGAGGTTTTCAACCAAAAATTCAGGAGAGGTAATGGGGAAATAAAAAGATGGTTTTCTTAATGTTTTGGCTTTATTATATGAATTTGGGTTGATTTAGTTTCTTATCTATTATTGTAGATTGGTAGAATACCTAATGAATGGGCTCGGTGTCTCTTTCCACTTGTGAGGGATAAGAAGGTTAGAGTTCTGGGTTTTTGTAAACACACACCTGAAGTGTTATGTATTATGGACACCATTCATTTGTCAATAAGGTATTCTCTTTAATCCAAAGTTTACTTAGTTAAATGGGCTTGATATGGTGTGTTTTATATAAATGTTGTTGACCAGTTGACTTATCTATGTTTTGTGTTCGATTAGTGTCTACATCGATAGTTCCATGTTCCATAAGCAACATGATACTTCACTTAAGGCAGCTAGCAGTTCTGCCGACGAATCAGTGGTTCATCCTCTCCCGACATTATTTCATTTGCTGGGTCTAGCTCCATTTAAGAAGGTGATGGTTCTTTGACATGTTTGTCATTATTAAAAATCGGCTTGCTTTTTATATGAGAATTAGTTATATTACAATGCATTAGCATTGTTTCTTTATGAGGTGCTAAGGATAGTTTCAACTTTTTTACGACTCTTAAATAGGCAGAATTTACCCCTGATGACTTATACTCAAGGAAGCGACCATTAGACTTGAAGGTACAAACATAATCATTTGAATTTCTCTAATAATATTAAAGTGGAAGATGAGTAGTAGTATTACCTAAACAGGGATGTTCTGGATTTCAGGCCTCAACTTTACTTACGCGGAAGCTTAAGAATCCTTCTGCAAATGAAAATGAAGGAGAAGATGAGGAACCTATTTCAGATGCTGATTTGGAGAATATTGTTGGTGTTGGAAACAGTTCGGAGTTAGAGGTATTGGCATTTTGCAAGAATATTTTACATTAGTGGAATTTTCTCCATCCACGGCTTCTAAATTTCCAAATGGATTGCTGGTTTGTAGGAAATGGAACCCGCTGATACACTTCAGTGTGAACTTCGGCCTTACCAAAAACAGGCTCTTTATTGGATGACCCAGTTAGAAAGGCTAGAAAAGGGACGATGTACGGATGGAGAAGGAACAACTCTTCATCCTTGTTGGGAAGCATATCATCTTGCAGACAAGTGAGTTagttttcttatatattatatgtttatatgcatatataagtatatttaaatccttacaaATTTGATATATAGCATGGTGTTTATGAATACAGGAGAGGACAAGTTGTTTATTTGAATGCATTTTCGGGTGATGCTACTACACAATTTCCAAGCACTCTACAAATGGCTAGAGGAGGAGTATGTTTTGAAAGAAAACTCAGAAATAAAGTCTAATTGCATTTACTTTTATCACTTTCGTATGTACTGATTTAAAATGCATTTTGAAGATTCTGGCAGATGCTATGGGATTGGGAAAGACCATTATGACCATAAGTCTCCTCCTTGCTCATTCAGAAAGATCATTTGTTAGCCAACCTTCTGGTGAAGGTAGTGAAGTTGGGAATAGTTCAAGCTCGCCAAACCTCCCAAAGAGAACAGCAAAACTTCCCGGGGTTGATAAGCTGACAACGCAAAAGACCACACTTATGAATGGTGGGAGTTTGATTATATGTCCTATGACTCTGTTAGGGCAGTGGAAGGTACTTTTTTCATTCTGGTGCCATTTTTTCAATATCAGTTATCTATTTTCTATATCCTAACATATACGTTTTTACAGGCAGAGATAGAAACTCATGTAAAACCCGGATCTTTATCTGTTTATGTTCATTATGGACAAAGTAGACCAAAGGATGCGACATTCTTAACTCAAAGTGATGTAGTGATCACAACATATGGAGTATTAGCTTCAGAATTTTCCGCAGAGGTAATTCTGTTATTTAGATGTTTTTCTTGTCACATTATATGATACCTTTCTTAAACAGAAGGTGAATgactgcaattttttttttggtagaatACTGAGGAAAGTGGGGGCCTTTACTCAGTTCGGTGGTTTAGAGTGGTTCTTGATGAGGCACATACAATAAAATCTTCCAAGAGCCAGATTTCTATGGCTACTGCTGCTTTAGTTGCAGATTGTCGGTGGTGTCTTACTGGCACCCCTATTCAGGTGAGTTGTGGGAAATGATGAACatagtttttttcttttaaatttggaAAACTGTTTTATTAGCTTATAGTAAAGTCTGGGTTTGGTTAAATATGAATTGGTgtagatacagttttctttttaacattttttgcATCCACTGCGTTGGTCTAGCTATTATTTAGTATACTCGTGCCATCTTTTGCCCTGTACTTGAAGTTTGTGTTTCTGTACATAACAAAGAAGTTTTAATATTGACATAAATGCGGGTGTTATGCATTATTTATCAGAAACCAAATTGTGATCAATCTGGTGCTTCTTTGTTTTCCATTTTGATTATTATTGTCACAGAACAAACTAGAGGATCTTTACAGTCTTCTTCGGTTTTTGAGGGTGGAACCATGGGGTAACTGGGCATGGTAAGTTATGTGTTCttaagatcttggtaatcaAGCCCAATTACTAgacataacaattttttttttgacacgTTCTTATATAATATAGGTGGAATAAACTCATTCAGAAACCTTTCGAAGAGGGAGATGAAAGGGGGTTGAAATTGGTTCAATCTATCCTAAAGAGAATCATGCTACGGAGAACAAAGTTTAGCACAGATCGCAATGGCAAGTAAGTTGATGAAGATCATGGTATGCAAATTTATTATTCTATTGTAGCCCATGTTACTAAGGACTTTTTGCTTGTTGCAGACTGATTTTAGTCCTACCACCAGCTGATATTCAGGTGATTTACTGTGAACTCACAGAAGCTGAAAAAGATTTCTATGAGGCCCTTTTTAAAAGATCCAAGGTATATCTCTCTATAAGAATGCAATTATCAAAATATGATGTGCCCTTGGATTTATTATCATTTTTGGATATTAGGCATATTGTCCAATGCTTGACAACTTAAGTTTTTTGATGTAATAGGTGAAGTTTGATCAGTTTGTTGAGCAAGGACGGGTACTTCATAATTACGCTTCCATATTGGAGTTACTTTTACGTCTTCGTCAATGTTGTGATCATCCCTTTCTTGTGATGAGGTtctattcttttctctcttttataCTGGTTTCAGATTTTGTAGTTATGATGTAATTGGTTTGATATCTTGCTTTTATCTTTTATCTATTTATCCAGTCGAGGTGATACACAAGAATTTTCTGATTTGCGTAAACTGGCTAAACGGTTTCTTAAAGGAAGTAATAAGAATTCTGAAGAAGGAGAAGACAAAGATCTGCCTTCCAAGGCTTTTGTACAAGAGGTTTTAGAAGAGTTGCGTAAGGGGGAAGAGGGAGAGTGCCCAATTTGTCTCGAAGCATTTGAAGATGCAGTTTTGACACCTTGTGCTCATCGCCTATGTCGTGAATGTTTGTTGGCAAGTTGGCGAAATGCTACTTCTGGGCTATGTCCTGTTTGTAGGTATCTTCAAGAGATGTTCTTCTTTCAAATATGGATTTTGATGTCAAATTAcccaaatttatttatgtaattattatacTGTCCTTATATTGGAAAAtgtaatattttacaagttcCACGATTTAACCTATTGCTCCTTTCATAGGAAGATTGTTAGCAAACAAGATCTTATAACCGCCCCAACTGAAAATCGATTCAAGGTTGATATTGATAAAAACTGGGTGGAATCAACAAAAGTTGCTGTTCTGTTACGTGAGCTTGAGGCTCTTCGCTTGTCAGGCTCTAAGAGCATTGTGTTTAGCCAATGGACTGCTTTCCTGGATTTGTTACAGATTCCTTTATCTCGGTGAGAATTTTTAGttgcttttaatttttataaagtaaatatttcTTGTATCACTCTCAAGAATTATCGTTCAAGTTTTATCATTTTCCTTTGCAGGAGTAACATTCCATTTCTTCGACTAGATGGGACTCTGAATCAACAGCAACGTGAAAAAGTTCTAAAGCAGTTCTCGGAAGATAGCAGCATCCTGGTTTGTTATGTTT includes:
- the LOC115700514 gene encoding DNA repair protein RAD5A isoform X1, coding for MGNKVTDELVSTVRSIVGSDYSDMDVIRALHMANNDLTAAINIIFDTPNFKSKGILGVQRNPQIPNQNSRSETRPVSVSSVNSKENGGGGNKNFSLRGNLGIQRNPQVSIQYSRSVTRPVTASCVKSKENGGGGEKNFSLRTDGNGANFPTKFDGEEPEAQYECSPESSLEEKWWLVGCGEVAGLSTCKGSRIKPGDEVDFTFPLKGFATSPSPGKALGRGRNAAAACSEIVRFSTKNSGEIGRIPNEWARCLFPLVRDKKVRVLGFCKHTPEVLCIMDTIHLSISVYIDSSMFHKQHDTSLKAASSSADESVVHPLPTLFHLLGLAPFKKAEFTPDDLYSRKRPLDLKGCSGFQASTLLTRKLKNPSANENEGEDEEPISDADLENIVGVGNSSELEEMEPADTLQCELRPYQKQALYWMTQLERLEKGRCTDGEGTTLHPCWEAYHLADKRGQVVYLNAFSGDATTQFPSTLQMARGGILADAMGLGKTIMTISLLLAHSERSFVSQPSGEGSEVGNSSSSPNLPKRTAKLPGVDKLTTQKTTLMNGGSLIICPMTLLGQWKAEIETHVKPGSLSVYVHYGQSRPKDATFLTQSDVVITTYGVLASEFSAENTEESGGLYSVRWFRVVLDEAHTIKSSKSQISMATAALVADCRWCLTGTPIQNKLEDLYSLLRFLRVEPWGNWAWWNKLIQKPFEEGDERGLKLVQSILKRIMLRRTKFSTDRNGKLILVLPPADIQVIYCELTEAEKDFYEALFKRSKVKFDQFVEQGRVLHNYASILELLLRLRQCCDHPFLVMSRGDTQEFSDLRKLAKRFLKGSNKNSEEGEDKDLPSKAFVQEVLEELRKGEEGECPICLEAFEDAVLTPCAHRLCRECLLASWRNATSGLCPVCRKIVSKQDLITAPTENRFKVDIDKNWVESTKVAVLLRELEALRLSGSKSIVFSQWTAFLDLLQIPLSRSNIPFLRLDGTLNQQQREKVLKQFSEDSSILVLLMSLKAGGVGINLTAASSAFVLDPWWNPAVEEQAVMRIHRIGQTKKVTIKRFIVKGTVEERMEAVQARKQRMISGALTDQEVRSARLEELKMLFS
- the LOC115700514 gene encoding DNA repair protein RAD5A isoform X2 yields the protein MGNKVTDELVSTVRSIVGSDYSDMDVIRALHMANNDLTAAINIIFDTPNFKSKGILGVQRNPQIPNQNSRSETRPVSVSSVNSKENGGGGNKNFSLRGNLGIQRNPQVSIQYSRSVTRPVTASCVKSKENGGGGEKNFSLRTDGNGANFPTKFDGEEPEAQYECSPESSLEEKWWLVGCGEVAGLSTCKGSRIKPGDEVDFTFPLKGFATSPSPGKALGRGRNAAAACSEIVRFSTKNSGEIGRIPNEWARCLFPLVRDKKVRVLGFCKHTPEVLCIMDTIHLSISVYIDSSMFHKQHDTSLKAASSSADESVVHPLPTLFHLLGLAPFKKAEFTPDDLYSRKRPLDLKASTLLTRKLKNPSANENEGEDEEPISDADLENIVGVGNSSELEEMEPADTLQCELRPYQKQALYWMTQLERLEKGRCTDGEGTTLHPCWEAYHLADKRGQVVYLNAFSGDATTQFPSTLQMARGGILADAMGLGKTIMTISLLLAHSERSFVSQPSGEGSEVGNSSSSPNLPKRTAKLPGVDKLTTQKTTLMNGGSLIICPMTLLGQWKAEIETHVKPGSLSVYVHYGQSRPKDATFLTQSDVVITTYGVLASEFSAENTEESGGLYSVRWFRVVLDEAHTIKSSKSQISMATAALVADCRWCLTGTPIQNKLEDLYSLLRFLRVEPWGNWAWWNKLIQKPFEEGDERGLKLVQSILKRIMLRRTKFSTDRNGKLILVLPPADIQVIYCELTEAEKDFYEALFKRSKVKFDQFVEQGRVLHNYASILELLLRLRQCCDHPFLVMSRGDTQEFSDLRKLAKRFLKGSNKNSEEGEDKDLPSKAFVQEVLEELRKGEEGECPICLEAFEDAVLTPCAHRLCRECLLASWRNATSGLCPVCRKIVSKQDLITAPTENRFKVDIDKNWVESTKVAVLLRELEALRLSGSKSIVFSQWTAFLDLLQIPLSRSNIPFLRLDGTLNQQQREKVLKQFSEDSSILVLLMSLKAGGVGINLTAASSAFVLDPWWNPAVEEQAVMRIHRIGQTKKVTIKRFIVKGTVEERMEAVQARKQRMISGALTDQEVRSARLEELKMLFS
- the LOC115700514 gene encoding DNA repair protein RAD5A isoform X3, whose protein sequence is MGNKVTDELVSTVRSIVGSDYSDMDVIRALHMANNDLTAAINIIFDTPNFKSKGILGVQRNPQIPNQNSRSETRPVSVSSVNSKENGGGGNKNFSLRGNLGIQRNPQVSIQYSRSVTRPVTASCVKSKENGGGGEKNFSLRTDGNGANFPTKFDGEEPEAQYECSPESSLEEKWWLVGCGEVAGLSTCKGSRIKPGDEVDFTFPLKGFATSPSPGKALGRGRNAAAACSEIVRFSTKNSGEIGRIPNEWARCLFPLVRDKKVRVLGFCKHTPEVLCIMDTIHLSISVYIDSSMFHKQHDTSLKAASSSADESVVHPLPTLFHLLGLAPFKKAEFTPDDLYSRKRPLDLKGCSGFQASTLLTRKLKNPSANENEGEDEEPISDADLENIVGVGNSSELEEMEPADTLQCELRPYQKQALYWMTQLERLEKGRCTDGEGTTLHPCWEAYHLADKRGQVVYLNAFSGDATTQFPSTLQMARGGILADAMGLGKTIMTISLLLAHSERSFVSQPSGEGSEVGNSSSSPNLPKRTAKLPGVDKLTTQKTTLMNGGSLIICPMTLLGQWKAEIETHVKPGSLSVYVHYGQSRPKDATFLTQSDVVITTYGVLASEFSAENTEESGGLYSVRWFRVVLDEAHTIKSSKSQISMATAALVADCRWCLTGTPIQNKLEDLYSLLRFLRVEPWGNWAWWNKLIQKPFEEGDERGLKLVQSILKRIMLRRTKFSTDRNGKLILVLPPADIQVIYCELTEAEKDFYEALFKRSKVKFDQFVEQGRVLHNYASILELLLRLRQCCDHPFLVMSRGDTQEFSDLRKLAKRFLKGSNKNSEEGEDKDLPSKAFVQEVLEELRKGEEGECPICLEAFEDAVLTPCAHRLCRECLLASWRNATSGLCPVCRLLANKIL
- the LOC115700514 gene encoding DNA repair protein RAD5A isoform X5; the encoded protein is MGNKVTDELVSTVRSIVGSDYSDMDVIRALHMANNDLTAAINIIFDTPNFKSKGILGVQRNPQIPNQNSRSETRPVSVSSVNSKENGGGGNKNFSLRGNLGIQRNPQVSIQYSRSVTRPVTASCVKSKENGGGGEKNFSLRTDGNGANFPTKFDGEEPEAQYECSPESSLEEKWWLVGCGEVAGLSTCKGSRIKPGDEVDFTFPLKGFATSPSPGKALGRGRNAAAACSEIVRFSTKNSGEIGRIPNEWARCLFPLVRDKKVRVLGFCKHTPEVLCIMDTIHLSISVYIDSSMFHKQHDTSLKAASSSADESVVHPLPTLFHLLGLAPFKKAEFTPDDLYSRKRPLDLKGCSGFQASTLLTRKLKNPSANENEGEDEEPISDADLENIVGVGNSSELEEMEPADTLQCELRPYQKQALYWMTQLERLEKGRCTDGEGTTLHPCWEAYHLADKRGQVVYLNAFSGDATTQFPSTLQMARGGILADAMGLGKTIMTISLLLAHSERSFVSQPSGEGSEVGNSSSSPNLPKRTAKLPGVDKLTTQKTTLMNGGSLIICPMTLLGQWKAEIETHVKPGSLSVYVHYGQSRPKDATFLTQSDVVITTYGVLASEFSAENTEESGGLYSVRWFRVVLDEAHTIKSSKSQISMATAALVADCRWCLTGTPIQNKLEDLYSLLRFLRVEPWGNWAWWNKLIQKPFEEGDERGLKLVQSILKRIMLRRTKFSTDRNGKLILVLPPADIQVIYCELTEAEKDFYEALFKRSKVKFDQFVEQGRVLHNYASILELLLRLRQCCDHPFLVMSRGDTQEFSDLRKLAKRFLKGSNKNSEEGEDKDLPSKAFVQEVLEELRKGEEGECPICLEAFEDAVLTPCAHRLCRECLLASWRNATSGLCPV
- the LOC115700514 gene encoding DNA repair protein RAD5A isoform X4, with the translated sequence MGNKVTDELVSTVRSIVGSDYSDMDVIRALHMANNDLTAAINIIFDTPNFKSKGILGVQRNPQIPNQNSRSETRPVSVSSVNSKENGGGGNKNFSLRGNLGIQRNPQVSIQYSRSVTRPVTASCVKSKENGGGGEKNFSLRTDGNGANFPTKFDGEEPEAQYECSPESSLEEKWWLVGCGEVAGLSTCKGSRIKPGDEVDFTFPLKGFATSPSPGKALGRGRNAAAACSEIVRFSTKNSGEIGRIPNEWARCLFPLVRDKKVRVLGFCKHTPEVLCIMDTIHLSISVYIDSSMFHKQHDTSLKAASSSADESVVHPLPTLFHLLGLAPFKKAEFTPDDLYSRKRPLDLKGCSGFQASTLLTRKLKNPSANENEGEDEEPISDADLENIVGVGNSSELEEMEPADTLQCELRPYQKQALYWMTQLERLEKGRCTDGEGTTLHPCWEAYHLADKRGQVVYLNAFSGDATTQFPSTLQMARGGILADAMGLGKTIMTISLLLAHSERSFVSQPSGEGSEVGNSSSSPNLPKRTAKLPGVDKLTTQKTTLMNGGSLIICPMTLLGQWKAEIETHVKPGSLSVYVHYGQSRPKDATFLTQSDVVITTYGVLASEFSAENTEESGGLYSVRWFRVVLDEAHTIKSSKSQISMATAALVADCRWCLTGTPIQNKLEDLYSLLRFLRVEPWGNWAWWNKLIQKPFEEGDERGLKLVQSILKRIMLRRTKFSTDRNGKLILVLPPADIQVIYCELTEAEKDFYEALFKRSKVKFDQFVEQGRVLHNYASILELLLRLRQCCDHPFLVMSRGDTQEFSDLRKLAKRFLKGSNKNSEEGEDKDLPSKAFVQEVLEELRKGEEGECPICLEAFEDAVLTPCAHRLCRECLLASWRNATSGLCPVYC